GACATCATGTTTAGAGAAGCGATCAAAGTCATAGACTGACATCACCAGAGTCTTCCCTCCCATCTCTTGGAATGGAatctgcagacagaaaacacacccatCTTATTGATTTagatacaaaaaagaaagacaaatataCAAACGTATTAAAAAATCAGCATCTGTATTTACAGATCAGAACTTTACAGCAGTATTGGTTGTGACTTTGGCCTGGAGCTCAAAGTGACCTGACTTAATATCGTGCCGCTTGAGCAGAGCTGGCCCGACTTTGTCAAGCTAAAGctatttggactgttttttaTAGTGCTGTGTCAGCAGGCAAGGTGCACCAGAGGTGGCCCTCTCCTTTAATTTGATTCTCTACCACATTCTCGCTGTCAGACACCTTCAAAATGTCTGTGGCTCTTTATCGCTGCTGGCCAGAACTGTTAGTGAAAGAGAAATCAGAAGCTAAGCAGGACCCGTCTACACATCAAACAGCTTGACGTGCATGTTGTTTTAATAAGTAATAAGTAAAAGGCGACTACAAGGTGTTTCAGCTTACCTTGAAGGTAAAGGTCTCATTGAAGACAGGATTGAGCGTTTTCTTGTGAACCTTTGTGtcaaacttcttcttcttgtcaggGAGGACGAAGACCTTGACGTAGGGGTCAGAGGTGCCACCGCTGTCCATGGAGAGGAGATCAGCTGCTTGCAAGATTCCCACAGTCAGCTGTGGAGGTAGGAGAGAAAAGTCAGTATACACCTTTCTCCAGCTTgcacataaaagaaaaactaactAAATCCTTCAGTATGTCTCTGAtccagtttttttctttaggaTTATCAACAAAGCCAGAGAAATGTCACACAAAGACTAAGGAATAGAGTAGCGCATGATGCTTACATAAGTACTGTAAGGCTCTGCTTCAACGTTGATGACTTCATTTTGAAAAGAAAGTGTAAAATAAACTATTTGAGTTCTTGCCTTGTTCTCCTGGAAGTCATAATCAATGGAGTACTGTAGCTTCCCGagcttttctttctccttcacttcttcctctttctcgtCTCCAGTCAGTCCAGGCTCGACgtcatcttcttcatcatcatcatcctgttGTTTCTGCAAAAGACAGAGGGGGGCAGGCGGCAGAGGAAGGAGTGAGCGGACAGTTTTGAGCCTGCGGCTGTGCTGAACACCAAACCTCGGGCATCAGCACTCGGGTTAGTCACAGCACCTACCTGCCACTTACCCCCGCTCACCCCGGTGTTACAAGTGCAATCTGTTCATCGATGACCACGGTTGCAACCTGACTTGATTTCACTATTTCTTGGGTGACaccatttgctgtttttttttttcttcatgagcATTACAAGAATGCTAAAATCAGAGTGAGGGAATTTCTCTTGGACTACAAAATGTTGTAGAAATGCCATTTCAATAGAACTGTGTGCTATTATGCAATgagtagagagagacagagagagaaagagtgagagaaagagaggaacaaCAGAATATAAACAGTCAAAATACAGCGggtggacagaaagacaggaacaccttacattaaaatgcaatctaatacaacagtCGTGCAATAACCTCTGGAAGTTCTATTTTTTCACTTATTAAAAAGATGATTGTCAAACCTTAATTACTGCtaatttgttttcaaattaatATGACTCACTTGTAATTGTGATATTACagggggtggacaaaataacataaaaacgCAACATAAAACCGGACTTAAATGAACTTCATTGCAGTTGCTCAGGCAGCTACACAAATCCCAAATGTGACTCATGCCAAATGAGTCATATTAAGCTGTTAAAAAAACTTTCAAAGATCGTGACGACTTATCCCACACAGAGGAATGTTGTATCTGCAAAGACGAGCCAAAGTCACAAGTAAACAAACTGAAGGATATCATGGGATATTTTCTTCCACAACCATGACAAACTTCGTCCTTTTTGACataaaactgaacatttcaaACTTAACCCTTACATATTGTTCAgatcaaatttgacccatttgtACATATGAGAGCATTGCACTATGTGCGAGGTTcgtgttattttgtccaccctgtGTACAATATTTTCAGTACAAGCTGTCACCAGAAGCAGAACGTCCTCACTGAGAGGAGCTGAAGGACAGAGCTATGAGGAAAAGATGTGATTTGATCAAACCACTGATGCAGTGATTCCTAACACCTTTCTTGAAAAGCTCTCAAACTTGATGACACTGCAGGCAAATATCCTCCAATAACACGCGCTGTGCCAACTGACAGTGTAAGCTGTTTGACAAACAGGTTTACTTCAAGCTAGACAATATTACTGTTTGCTGTTTCTCTTCTCCTGACATTCCAAAGTctcattaatgtgtttacaCTGGTAACGTTGATGGGATTGTGCTGAAACTGAattactgaaatatttcacaattgATCTGTTTAAGATGCATTTTGTTATTCAAATAATAATCCAGATTTTCCAGGTAGCACTCTAATGTGAATTACTGTGAGTCTTGATCATATGCTGAAACAAAACCTAGTCGTTTACTGACAGATAACTGCTCCTGTGGTAATCAGGGCGCAATGAAGATGATAATTCAAGTCCTATGTTATCGTCTGTCTTGCCTTTATATCACATAAAAATCACTCTTTCATCTCTTTAGAGGCAGTCATGACTAATCGAGTGATGCTCGATGTGAATATTAAAGTAAACTATGAAGCTGGATAATATCTCAGTATGGCCTACTTTCCTATGGCTGTCTTCttgaaaaaacactgatgtCTTCGCAAGACTGGAGGGTCCAGCTACTCATTGCTGAGCTGGAAGAGGAACAgggcacacacacgcacacacacagagaatacacacactatcacacacactacacaccaTAGTGGACgctcccatacacacacacagacacacacacagacacacacacacacacgcttgctTACATGCAGGCTCTCATGCATGCTTAAAAACTcacgctctctttctctctctctctctctctctcatgaaCACACATATTCTCACACAAAAATCCTTATTCGTGACATTCTCTATCTTCGTCATTGTAAATGCTTTTCATTCAAGCATGCCAGGCCACACAATGCAGGATCCAAGGAAAGGTTTCTCTCTGATGGCAAATGTAAAATGAGTTACCTTATATTATAAACTTTTAAGAGGACAGATAAAAGTTATGTTTTGATGTTTCTAAAACCTCTGATACAAATTTTTGTCAGGCTCAAAAATTTCTGTACATGTGTTCTGAGTGAAATGTACACATCCATGGAGGGATCATGCTATATTGAGAATTTCCAGTTTTTCTCAAACTTCCAGTGGGGGTTCAAAGATGAAGACATGGTATGTCTGAATGTATGCCCTTTGGTCAACTCCATGGGGCGAATTGCAAGATGAGTACTAAGGTTTTATTATATGAAatgtgtgataaaaaaaaaccagcCAGTTGATTGTAGAATTATCTTTGGATTGACTGAAATCAGGCCTCTGCAGTTGACAGCAAATGTGGGCAAACATTCTGGCCCACCATTTCTCCTCAGTGAGACCCAAGTGCTTCAGGGAGAGAGGGTGTCAATGACTTGTCACCTAGAATGTCAGCAGCATGGGTCATCCAGGAAAGTTACTCTCAAGTCAAGTTGTGGCCATTCAATGGTACCTACTGCAAGGGTATATGCTGGTCTTTGTCAAGAGATACAAACAGCTTTATCTGTCATGGAACTCGGAGCGTGTTTGCACAAGTGGGGCACAGTGTGTAAATTTCAGACTGGAGTCAATTCATCTCTGGAGAGAGATTTGTAATGTTTGTAAGGTGTCAGTTTTTGGGTTGTGTTGCAACGATCGAAGCCTGTCATGGTGGAAACATGCTCTAAGCTCTCAGTTAGGTAAAGTTTCATTCTATTATTTGACAAATATCCAGCTTACCCCTTGCACATGCATGTTAGTGATCTCTAGTGAGTTGCTGAGTGCACTCGTCATTCAAAGGCTCAACCAAAGGATGAGTTTCATGTTCATTTCAAACCATATACATCTGCATTTAAACAGGTCTTTGTTCCATTGTTTTTTGCCAAATAATTGCAATCTCTATATATTCAAGACATAGCAGTTGGTGCGGCATATCAGTTCAGTGGATTTTGCGAAGCAGCTTAATCGCTCCCATAGATTCCTCAAGCACCCGCAGCACCTAAGCTTGCAAAAAACTAAGGAAGCCATAGCACTCATTGTCATCATCACTGCAATCCATCCCTCCAAGCCCAAGCCCACCCCCAACGCTTCCCCCCTGCCCTGGTCTGCGCTTACTTAGAGCGGCCAGAGAGGGGTGCCGCGTGCTATCAGACCTACCGTAGGCAGAGAAGTCCACCACAGTCAAGATACACGGAGCACACATAAGACACAAAGCAGgaaggaggagagcagagacaAAGGAAGAGATTGAACTCACAGCAGACACCAAAGAAGGGTAATCACAGCAAATGCAGTCAGCTACACTGTAGGGAGCGAGGAAAATGACAGATAGAAAAGCCTCCTCATTAGCACAATCATATCTTGTGCAGCAGGGCCGTTGTGCTTTAAGATAACTGCACTTTTAGATGTATTATATTGCCTTGAATATATGTAGTAAAATCATCAAtcatttatgtaaaataataataataactacaAGCCCAAAACAATAGCATTGTGCTATGTATTAATTTTCATAATTACTCTTTAATGGCTGTGAAAACAATGTTTGGGCTGAACAGATTGAGAGTCATGTCATTTTCCACTCAAATCCCAAAGCACAAGTAAGAGAAAGAGCAACAATAACATTCAtgacaaaatacaataaataacaaaaaaaaaaaaagaaaagaaagagaaaaaccaAAGATAATCATGGTGGGTAAAGACTGTTATTATCACCTGCGGAGAATACACTGACTGGGTTAGAAAGACATTAATAAGTTAAAGAGCCTAATGATCTGTaatcaaatacatttacatgaatttaaCTTTATTCTTTCATTGTTACTGGACTAAAATGTGTAACATGGGAAATACCGCTCCAATGTACTGCTTGTTGTAAGTTTTTTGCCTGTGGCTACATGTTTTCTAATATACTTTCAGCCCCAAAGCTGTTACATAATAGGTTCATAAACAGGTTAAAGCTGTCTGTGGTTTGCTTTGCTTCTGACACAGTGAAGGTGTGAAATCCCGCGGCTGTGACGCGAACTCCCGCGGTGGAACATACCTCTCCCCCTTTCAGGTTCTTCATTCCCATGTCCCCCTTCCCCTTCTTGcccttcttgttcttcttcttcttgcaaCAGCATTTCTTGATGATGCAGAAGCAGCATGTTAGAATGAGTAAAGCAGCGACCACGGCAATGGCAATGATGGCCCAGGACGGCACTGAGGAGAATATACAGACCAATGTATAGATGGCACAGTCACACCCACAGAAGAAAGAAGCAAATACTTTGACATTTGACCAACCAATCATTTAGCCTACTCCATATCATGTCCTGGGCCAAATATATTTAGTAAGAGGTGCTAGGTTAGCAATTAGATTGTCTGAAAATTTGATTTCTCTACCATTAGGAAGGGCAGCCAGTGATCAATACTGAATAAAGACATTATGAGGCTGCTGATGCCTGCAGCGAAAGAGAAAATCTAATTCCAAAATCATTGCTGAGAATCACATTAATACAAGTTGGTTGATGGGAACAGGTTTGGGGTTTGGTTGGGTACTCACGTGGGATCTTGTCGATCTCATTCAGGAACTTGTTTTTGATCTCGTCGAAGGCATCGTTCTTGTTGACTGGTTCGGTGGAGTTGTCAGCAGAGACTAATGCGACAGAGGCTGGAGTCACAGTCAAGGCACTGGCCCCCGTTGGCTTAGCAGCGACCATGGGCGTTGTCTGATGCTTGAACAAGTTCCACTTCGTCATTTAGACTGCACGCACAGTCCCTGAAAAACAGCATGAAATCACTGTCATTTAGAGAGGACAGCGCTCAGATAAACATGCGAGTATCCAACCGTCAATGACTtgtcgtcccccccccccctcctccctgctGCACATTAGCAGCTGATTAAAGGGTTGAGTCATTCAGCCAGTTTTCATGTTTGTGGAgaaattaaaacacacagacacacagaattCAGGTTTGTTGTAATATgaccaaaacaataaattgataACAGTGATAACACACAAATTTTGAAGTTCATAATAATGTCAAAATTTACTTGAAAACAATCAAAGAGGGAATGACTCATGGTCTATTTCcaaaaataactttaacttaACAGACTAAATGGATGAATAAGGTTTGGTGCATAGAGCTGCTTCAAGACTGGCATCTATATTAAACACCAAGCTCAGACAGTGAACTTTAAGTCTTCTAAAAAATtctataaataatgaaaaaggaTCATAAGGTGGCTGTAGAAAGGTGTTAGAAAGGGTCAGCTGTTTGATCCCTGCCCTCCCCTGTCTACATCTAGAAGTCTCCTTTAGTGAGACATTTCTCATTCACATTTTTCctgatgtgtgtttatatataataaaaaagggaagtcactttggacaaaatTGTCACGTAACTTGGGAACACTGGTGTAACATGCAGGTCATATTGGATGGGAAACAAATTATTTATCCTGCATCTGCTGATGGTGTTGAGAGAGTATATCTTCAAAAGGTACACATCTGCGCTAGTCTGTTCAACTACATCTGGAAGActcattgagatcaagatctcCTTTACATGAGAGATCTgacaaatattatttaaaatataaacaagtgGAACTTCACAGTCCTCCAGAGAGAGTCTCtactgcagtttgtttgttctgcAGTTCATTGAGTGCATAGtgcaaaagaaaatgacatGATGGAAATCCACTTGACAAGGTTTGCTGTCATACCCAAAAAAACTTTCAACATTCAAATCATTTCCACTTcagtattaaaatgttttgttgacagcacacacacacacacacacacacacacacatactccacGGATATGTCATCCAGTCTCTGTTAGTTTAAACAGTATGACCAAGACAGTATGTTGTGTAATACACCCACATAGAAATCATGATCAGTcaaatcttttcttcttttgccaAAGGCAAATTTCCATGCATCCAAgtcacaaacagagaaacaataaaagacatCTGGAAGCACCTTGCCTGTGAAAAATGAAGCCGCTGGTGGGCAGAAATCCAACTAAAtcccacatactgtatctaaATTAACATTCAGAAAGGCACCTGTAATAACTAATTCCAGATTGTATCTTTAAAGCACAtataaataaagtcattttatGTTCCAAGAGAACCTCAGGTAATGCTCAACAcatcttattattttcttaatgaAGGTTGCTTCAATGTGACACAGTGGTATATCTTCAAAGTGATGATTCATAAATTAGAATTATATAAAAGCTCACTACAGGTAACTCATATTGGTAAactgaaaatcatatttaaattgATAAATTGGACATACTGTCCACAATGCTTGTCTAAAGCTACGTTTACATTACAGGCGGAAATGGCCCAAATCCAATTTTTTTGCCACCAAGTGACTCAGATCAGATTTTTTCACGTAAAATGTTAACAAACCAAATCAGGTTTTTTCACATCAGATCTGGGCCACTTGCAtatgtcatcttggatttgatTCAAATCCGATCTCTGGCTATGCGACCGCTGTCAGAACAATCAGATCGGAGTTCATGTGGTTTTTTTAACGTCTCACTTCTCTGCGCATGTGCATGTTGTCTGTTGTCATCATTCAATCTCATTTGCTGGATATTTATGGAGAAGCTTCTATTCAAGCCAAACTGGTAGGAACTTATCGTAGCCATGTCATCCATATTTATGATTGACTGTCACACAATGACGTTATTATTGTTATTCGTGTATGCATAGGgctcacatttcagttaaatctgcACATGCGTGGCAGTTTAGGACCTCAATGATGTTCACACCAGAGCCGGACACATgtcacttacaaacatgaatgtgaaccatcaaaacaaaaaaatcggTTCGGACTAAAAAATCAGAATTGAGCATTAAGGCCTGTAATGTGAACATAGGCAGACAAGACAGGAAGTGCAAAACAACTGCAACAAACTTTTGGAAATGTATGATAAAGCTCTTTTTCTATGACTCAGCCCAGGGTTGAGCCTTTGTAACATTCAATCAATTTCCACTGAGGGGGTGCACAGGAATTCATTCTGTAAAATGATTGATCATGGCAGTCTGCACCACAGTCTGCCATTTTGCAGTGATTCTAACATTTATCACAGGGTTGTGAGGTCAGTGGACAATGATTTGAGATCAATTACCGACAATATTTATGAGAAATAACCATCAATCCTCAATTTATCACGCCTTTGTTTCATCTGGACGCCGCCCTGCACTCAAGCCAACAGTGCCTGACCAGGAAAGCTGTTTAAACCatacaaagaaacaaaatgaacaacTACAAGCCATCCTCCAGTGGTGTTTCCACAGGCCAAACAAATGTTCAATCAGAGCTCTTATCGGTTCCAGAAATCACAGTGTGACAAGTGCAGCTGAAAGCAGCCTGCCGACAGAGTGATGAGTGCTCGGGCGAGACCGCGATTCAGAAAGCAGTGAAAGATGACAAGCATAACAAGAGTAGACTTCCGTTGTTGATTTTATTAAAGTGATGGTGATACgggcaaaaaaggaaaaaaaaaaggaatttccTATTTCTCAAGTGTCCATTCTTCAAGTTAGTGCCAGAGATGCTGCCTCTATTTATTGCTacatataaattatttaaattgagGCTGGTAACGGGAAGGATAAGCTTATATTATTCAGGGCCAGAAGCAGTGTAGTCATCTTAAAATCTATGTGTCTAAAATAATGTGCTGCTCTTATGTAGGCTGATGTTACAAACGACCAACGTCTTATGATAATATACTGGGAAGAGACCTGAAGTACATGCATTGTTCAGCATTGTTTTGAATTATtgagaaaattgagaaaatgactcagaatCACTTTCACCCAtcacacatttgaaaatgagAGTACTGCTTTATAAAACAGCAATAAGAGGTCTCGCTATCTCTGCTCTTTACTATACATTACTTTAGATATTGTGAGAATGTTAAAAGCGTCCACTTACATCTGAGGTTTATACGCATTTTATCCTGTTTGTCCCTAACATCAGGCCAAACCAGACCAATTAAATTAACATTCATGGATATGTGCTCAAGCATTTTATCTCTTCCACTCcgagggtgacagtgaggacGGACAGAGAGGACACAGACTTGCGctattgttttatgacagcCATTAGTCCTGTTTCACAGCCAGCTCTTAGCACTCACTACAGACAAATCAACTATATAAACAGCTTTCTTTGGAGAATGCAGTCTTGCACTTTCAGAGCACACCTTTTACCAAGACTGTCCaacagtctacagccatgcttgTAGCTCAGTGAGACTGCCCTTAGGCACAGCGGCTCTATTAGCCAAATGCTAATGCCCGTGTGCCAACATACGCACAATGACTAACATGCTGATGGTTCGCAGGTATAATCATCATCTTAATAAGGAAGGGGTGTCATTATATGCACATCATGGACTATTAGGAGACAGCAAACAATGGAAAAAGAGTAACACCCGCACACTCACTCCAAAGCTACAATTCAATCTTCTATCCCAAAAGGATCTTTGTCAAATCAATTTGGATTGAAACTAGTCTATTTGGATAAAAATTTGAATTGTGGCTTCGTACTAAGGGTGTAGGCATTACTCTCTTCCATAATCATCAtcttcaccatcttagtttagcctgttaacatggtaacatttgctaattagccctcaaattcaaattttgacctgatgatggtagAAGATGGAAAGTCTCCTGAgtggaacatgaatgtgtgtacaaaatGTAATGGCAAAGCAACCAATAAttgctgagacatttcactacAAACCACAAATGCCAATCTaatggtggtgctggaggaaaagtcagaccAAAGTAATGACCAAAATCAATGAATCCTCTGGGCTCCATGAATGTCTATTCCATACCATCGAATAactgttaagatatttcagtctgaaccaaagtggtttACCAAccgacagactgacattgctaTCCCTAGAGTGACGCAATAGTACAGCTAAAAACCAGAGAGACCGAAACCATGCATATTCAGAAATTACTAGATACAATAGAGAGATACAAAGGTCCTACACTTAGAGCTTATATCAAGTTATTTTTGTCCTAAAGGGAAAAAAACTGGGACTCTGACTGGAAGGCCGCTTGTTCAATCCCTGAACCGACAGAATCAATTTCAGAAACCATCCCTGAgatgcccttgagcaaggctcTTAACCCCTGTTTGCTCCAGTGGAAGTGCTCAGTGGCTtacagatcagactgtggttgtactaggcagcttccaggtgaaaatgtgtgtaactgtgtgagtgtggagTAGGGTGTTGCGGAAACAAGAGCTGTCATGCTCAGAAAATTTACCCTGGATTACCCTGGACcctggtttaaaaaaatgagcTCTTATCcaatatgtgtttcatgtaaTACTGGATTACTGAGATCTGTGGGAGTTTTGATTTTCACCTCCCAACGTGCATCTCATTTTGCTAGCGTTACAGACATCAGAATAAGTTAAACCAAAATGGCTCTGCTCCACGGCCCACAGCAGCGCAGCTATGGGCATGATCTGGCCCTTATCACTAAACACACTACTCCGAGTTGGATGGGGATCAAGCACTTTTATCTTTGGTGTGCAAACAAACTGGGTGTAGCAACCTCACGTACTAACACGACAGTTTTACTGAAAATTTACTGAGATACATAAAGGTTAAATGTACCTCTTAACCTCTAGCAGCTGAGACATATGAGGGTGAAGGCAGATGGCTTCAATATTTGTAAAAGTCACAACTGCGGACTGGAGAAATTAGGGAGATGCTGTGTTTTCTGAGggaatgttttaaaataattcaatctgacatttttacatacatatacagtctTTATGAATGTGCCACACAACTATTAGTAGGTTTTGTGATTGTTTGCTTATATTTTTTGAATCGCTGCAATTGCTTAAGCACTAGTGCCTACCTAGGGAAATAAATTCCAAAAATCCTTCTCttagcttcttcttcttatttgcACCTTCTTCTTTATGATTTGCGGTATAGTACAGACTTTTACCTTGATTTTTGGATGTCAAACAGTACCATAATTTCACTACTTTGATATAATTTCTATAGTTTTGCAGCTTATTTAAGGATCTGACTTGTGTATAATTTAtgcaataaaaaagaatattagcGATATTATAATTAGTAGGGAAATTTGGAAGAATACTCATCATAcgcatcatcatcattagagagagaaaaaagagtcACTTACAAACACTCAAGTACACCTTCAGTCTAGATGCTCTTACTTAATTACCCCGCACCTGTCAAACTCTAATAATAGCAACTACATCTCCTCACTCTTACATAAATGCTGAAATTCTGCCTCCTCATCTGACGTCATGTATGTGATGACCCACAGACCACACAGCGTGACATCCTCCCCAGTGACTGGAAAACCCCCGCCTGCAGATAAGACAGCTCCATGTGTGGTGGATTGTGTTTATTGAGGGCTTATTAGCACCCAGGTCAGCTCCAAGAGAAAACAACCCAAGGAGAGTGAGCTAAAGTCAGGCAGCTGTTTCATTACACAACAACAAGTACCCTGAACAGCAATTAACAATCCACAGCCAGACGGCCAAGTCCTTTGTTTTCCCCCCGGTCCTGACAACTTGCCTCTATACCAGTTCACGCAGCTGTCTGCCAGTGGCCAATCTAtacgtgtatatgtgtgtgtggctgtgtgtttaaatttaaacttgtATCTCCCTCCATACATGCAATTAAATGCAGCACATGGTTCTAAACCCAGAAACATCTTTATACTCAATTTCAAAATGGCTTCTGTGACTAAGGAGAAAACTGGTCATAGGGGTCATGTGACTGCAGCTCGGGGGCAACAGTCAAGAGCAGTGGGGCGGCAAATTAAGTATTGAATATTAGGCACTATGAAAAGGTTGTTGTATTCAAAGAGAAATGACAGCAATGGTTGCTTGCTTGTCACAGGCCACCAGAGGACCAGGGTCCTCAAAGATACAAAAAGCAATCTGAATAATGTGACCCCGATGAAATCATTTCAGCCCCCACTGAGGTCCTTGCCATCTGTGACATTACGGGTTATGTGTGGGCGGGTGGAGTGCCTGGCCTCCAGCTGAACTAGCTGTGCATCCCGTGCAGCTTCATTTCCTCTAAGTCTCACTGACTCACT
This window of the Thunnus albacares chromosome 5, fThuAlb1.1, whole genome shotgun sequence genome carries:
- the LOC122982126 gene encoding synaptotagmin-2-like isoform X2, whose product is MTKWNLFKHQTTPMVAAKPTGASALTVTPASVALVSADNSTEPVNKNDAFDEIKNKFLNEIDKIPLPSWAIIAIAVVAALLILTCCFCIIKKCCCKKKKNKKGKKGKGDMGMKNLKGGEDDDDEEDDVEPGLTGDEKEEEVKEKEKLGKLQYSIDYDFQENKLTVGILQAADLLSMDSGGTSDPYVKVFVLPDKKKKFDTKVHKKTLNPVFNETFTFKIPFQEMGGKTLVMSVYDFDRFSKHDVIGEIKIPMNTLDLAKPIEEWRDLDSADQEEPEKLGDICISLRYVPTAGKLTICILEAKNLKKMDVGGLSDPYVKINLLQNGKRLKKKKTTVKKNTLNPYYNESFSFEIPLEQMQKIVAVITVLDYDKIGKNDAIGKILVGSKSTGAGLKHWSDMLANPRRPIAQWHPLQPEEEVDAALAALNAKK
- the LOC122982126 gene encoding synaptotagmin-2-like isoform X1, which gives rise to MTKWNLFKHQTTPMVAAKPTGASALTVTPASVALVSADNSTEPVNKNDAFDEIKNKFLNEIDKIPLPSWAIIAIAVVAALLILTCCFCIIKKCCCKKKKNKKGKKGKGDMGMKNLKGGEKQQDDDDEEDDVEPGLTGDEKEEEVKEKEKLGKLQYSIDYDFQENKLTVGILQAADLLSMDSGGTSDPYVKVFVLPDKKKKFDTKVHKKTLNPVFNETFTFKIPFQEMGGKTLVMSVYDFDRFSKHDVIGEIKIPMNTLDLAKPIEEWRDLDSADQEEPEKLGDICISLRYVPTAGKLTICILEAKNLKKMDVGGLSDPYVKINLLQNGKRLKKKKTTVKKNTLNPYYNESFSFEIPLEQMQKIVAVITVLDYDKIGKNDAIGKILVGSKSTGAGLKHWSDMLANPRRPIAQWHPLQPEEEVDAALAALNAKK